One segment of Metallosphaera cuprina Ar-4 DNA contains the following:
- a CDS encoding H/ACA RNA-protein complex protein Gar1 gives MSVGEIRSIVLGNKWLVEGDQNYDYSKRDPTGLIIVDSKRRRVGKVLDVIGNVTKPFLLVEPLGDQKPYDKLFLEVPVKKIRRNRR, from the coding sequence GTGTCAGTAGGGGAAATACGCTCTATCGTTCTAGGTAACAAGTGGTTAGTAGAGGGGGATCAGAATTACGATTACTCAAAAAGGGATCCTACAGGCCTAATTATAGTGGACTCAAAGAGGAGAAGAGTAGGAAAGGTATTAGACGTGATTGGTAACGTTACTAAACCGTTCTTATTGGTTGAGCCTCTAGGAGACCAGAAGCCATACGATAAGCTGTTTCTCGAAGTCCCAGTGAAAAAAATTAGGAGGAATAGGAGGTGA